GTGCTGATCTCGCCGCGCGTCGGTCAATTGGGGCTGATGGATTACCACCGCGCGAGCGAGGCCATCGCCGAAGGCGAGGCCGCCGTGGCCCGGGCGCGGCCGGCCTTGCGCTACCTGCTGGACCAACTGGACGGCCGTACTGCATGACATCCCCTGGCCGTGCGCCGGGCCGGCCGTGTCCGGAGAAGATCCGATGAACGCATTCCTGCAGCGCCTCGTCGGCGCCGTCGGCCGCGCAGCCGTCGTCACCGCGCCCGCCGACATGGCGCCCCACCTCCAGGACTGGCGCGGGCGCTACCGCGGCGCCGCGCTCGCGGTCGTCAGGCCCGCCAGCACCGACGAGGTGGCCGCGGTGGTGCGCATCTGCGCCGAAGAGGGCGTACCCATCGTGCCGCAGGGCGGCAATACCGGCCTGTGCGGCGGCGCGACACCGCTGGCGGACGGACGTTCGGTGGTCGTCAGCCTGTCGCGCATGAACCGGATCAGATCGGTCGATGCCGACAACGCCGCGCTGTGCGTCGAGGCGGGCTGCACGCTGGCAGAGGTGCAGGCGGCCGCGTCAGCGGTCGGCAGATTCTTTCCGCTCTCGCTGGCGTCCGAGGGGAGCTGCCAGATCGGCGGCAACCTGTCGACTAATGCCGGCGGCGTGCAGGTGCTGCGCTACGGCAATGCGCGGGATCTGGCGCTGGGGCTGGAAGTGGTCCTGCCGGACGGGCGGGTCTGGGACGGTCTGCGCGCGCTGCGCAAGGACAACACCGGCTACGATCTCAAGCATCTGTTCATCGGCGCCGAAGGTACGCTGGGCATCATCACGGCCGCGGTGCTGAAACTGTTTCCGGCGCCCGACCAGTCGCGCATCGCCTGGGCTGCGGTGCCCGACGCGGCGGCGGCGGTGGCGCTGCTGGGCCGCCTGCGCGAGGACTGCGGCGACCGCATCACCGCCTTCGAGATCATCGGCCGCGAGGCGCTCGAACTCGTCTTGCGCCATATTCCCGGTGCGCGGCCGCCGCTGCCGGATTCCGGACCTTGGGCGGTCCTGATCGAAGCGGCAGACAGGCTGCGCGGCGGCGCGCTGGAAGACGCCTTCGACGGCGCGCTCGCGGATGCCGTGGCCGCCGGAGTGGCCCGCGACGTCGTCGTGGCCGGCACGCTGGCGCAGGCCCGGGCGCTGTGGTCGCTGCGCGACAACATCTCCGAGGCCCAGCGCATCGAGGGCATCAGCATCAAGCACGACATCTCCGTGCCGGTCAGCCGCATTCCGGCGTTTCTCGAGCAGGCCGATGCCGCGCTGAGGGCGGTATGGCCGGATGTCCGCATCGTCGCGTTCGGACACATCGGCGATGGCAACCTGCACTACAACCTGTCCAAATCCGCGGCACAGGACAATCCCGAGTTCATCGCATCCACCCCGCGGGTGAACGCGATCGTGCATGACCTGGTCGTCCGGCTGGGCGGCTCGATCTCCGCCGAGCACGGCCTGGGGCAGCTCAAGCGGGACGAGATCCGGCGCTACAAGTCGGCGGTGGAACTCGACATGATGATGGCCGTCAAGCGTGCCTTCGATCCCCGCGGACTGATGAACCCGGGAAAGGTCATCGGCTTCGACAAGGATTGATGTCGATGAAGCTGCAGGAAATGGTTTACAGAGCCCAATACCGGCCCTATAATGCGCGCTCTTTCGATGTCGGGGGTATAGCTCAGCTGGGAGAGCGCTTGCATGGCATGCAAGAGGTCAGCGGTTCGATCCCGCTTACCTCCACCAACCGAAAGCGGCAAAAGCAAGCAGTGCGGTATGCAGTCCCCATCGTCTAGAGGCCTAGGACACCGCCCTTTCACGGCGATAACCGGGGTTCGAATCCCCGTGGGGACGCCAGTCAGATGTCGCGTAGCCCATGGCTGCGCGACGAAGCCGACGATGTCGGTGCAGGTCAGTGCGGAGTGGTAGTTCAGTCGGTTAGAATACCGGCCTGTCACGCCGGGGGTCGCGGGTTCGAGTCCCGTCCACTCCGCCAGTTTTTCGCAGGAGCAGATTCCTGCAATCCGGTCGAAACCGGGCATTGCGGCAGGCTTGAACAGAAGCTATAATCGCCGGCTCGTTGTGGGGGTATAGCTCAGCTGGGAGAGCGCTTGCATGGCATGCAAGAGGTCAGCGGTTCGATCCCGCTTACCTCCACCAACCGAAAGCGGCAAAAGCAAGCAGTGCGGTATGAAGTCCCCATCGTCTAGAGGCCTAGGACACCGCCCTTTCACGGCGATAACCGGGGTTCGAATCCCCGTGGGGACGCCAGTCGGATGTCGCGCAGCCCGTGGCTGCGCGACGAAGCCGACGATGTCGGTGCAGGTCAGTGCGGAGTGGTAGTTCAGTCGGTTAGAATACCGGCCTGTCACGCCGGGGGTCGCGGGTTCGAGTCCCGTCCACTCCGCCAATCATGAAAGTCTGTCGGGAATCTCGACAGGTTGAAGAAATGGGCTTCAGAGCGCACGTAATGGAACGTGAACTCTGAAGCCCTTTCTGTTTTTCCGGGTCGTGAAGGCGATGCCCGTTCCTGGGGCTCCAACAGGCATCGGGCTGCTTCGGCAGGCGTCGATATCTGGCGCCTGATCTGTGCCACGCCCGAAGCGTCGAGGTCTTTGGCGTCGCGGCGATCGTCCGGTCCTGTCTACATTGCCTGAACAAAACGCTCCTGTTCACGTCATGTTGGGCAGGAGGGGCATTTGCGGTTGCCCGACATTCCGGACGCGCGCCCCTTCCTTTCCAGCCGAGGAGATACCGAATGGCGATGAGCTGCGTCGTGCCACCACACAGGTCGATACTCGATCCGGCCGCACCGGGAAAAGGTCTCAGGTAGCCGGATGGACGGCGCTTTCTTGCACGGCGCAACGGGGAGACCGTCGTGACTGCAATCATCGGCCGGCTTTCGGGGGAATGGCGGGATGGAGGATCTCTGCGTCTCGTGCCGCTACCTGAGCGGTTGACCGGGGTGATCGAGATCCACAGGCTGGAACTGCGCCTGGATGAAGAGCCAGGCGACGCCCTTTCCATGCTCACCGAACTCGAACGGCAAATGGCGGGGCGCTACCGGCAGCGTGCCGATCGAGTCCGGTCTGCCGCCACGCGTGCGGCGACGCGCGTGTTGCTGGCCAGGTGGCTGGATTGTGCTCCCCAGGCGATCGACATTGCGCCCGGGCCGCACAACAAGCCGGGGGTCGTGGGCATCGCAGGGCGTGCGTTCTGCGCGGCGCCTCTCTTCAACGTTTCTCATTCCGGCGGATTCTCGCTGATCGCGATCGGCAATCCGGCCCGGCTGGCCTGCCTGGGGGTCGATATCGAGCATCGCGATCCGGCACTCGACCCGTTTCCCATCGCGGAAATGGGTTGCACCGAAGCGGAAAGGAGGTGCTTGCGCGATGCCCCGAACCCGCTCGACGTGCTCTATCCGATCTGGGTCGCCAAGGAGGCGGTGCTCAAGGCCGTCGGCGTGGGCATCCCTGATCACCTCCAGTCGGTGTCGATCGAACTGCGGCCGGGATTCGAGATCGGCGTGAACAGCCGCACCGACGCCTGCGCCGGCGTTCAAGCCCGAATGCTGGATGCTCCGGACGGGTACGCCGCGGCGGTCGCCTGGCGCAGCAAGGACGATGCGGAGGCTTTCTGCCGTCGTGAGGGCATTGAACGCGGATAGAAAGCGCGCGATCTGCGGACGTGCCAGCCGCGGTGTCAAGCGATCGAGCGCAATTCGATCACGGGGAAGCGGTCCGGTTCAAGCGGGAGCATATCTTCGATGTCTCCGACCGCCGGTCCAAGGAAGGATCGGGAACGTTGCCCCGGGTTGCGATGGATTCGAGGTATTAGATAGATCAGGTACGCCGCCCGGTATTCAGCCGGCGAAATGATTCCTAATCATCGGTGGAGCGAGTGGGGTCGGTACTGTCGGGGAGATCATTCGCCGGAGGCACCAGCCCGGAAAGGGTCCAGATGCGCGAGGCTTCCTCATAAGCCCGGCGATTGGCGGGGTCGGCTTGCAGCCATTGGATCAATTCGGCATTGAATGCCTCATCGGAAACGCCCGCTTCATGTTGCCGCTGAACCCAGCGCCAAGCAGCTTCCCAGCAAGGATCATCGGATTGTGAATTATTGCTCATCTACCACCGTCCAACTTCTTACGATCACAACCGAAGGTAGCATATTATCATATCGATACTCATGGCTGGATCGTATCAAGACATTATCCGGCACGCGCAGGCATAGTTCACGAATCGACCGAGGTCGCTCCAGCGTAGACGGCATGGGGCGGCAGATCAGTGCGGCGCTCCCATTTTGACACCGTTGCAGCGTGTCGAGCCTTCCTCGCTGCAGCTCATGCCGAAATTGCGGGTAGTCGTAAGCTTGAGCCGCAGGGCTCAAGGGTGGCGGGGCCTCCTGGTTCCGGCTGCGCTCATGCTCGCGCCGGCCTGGGGCGCGCGAGCATTCGGTGCGTTGTGATGTCGAGGGATCATGCCGTCGGGGGAGCCCAAGCCCGAACCGACGGCGTCAGCCGTCGTAGTCCTTGCGGCACCTGGACAGCGCACCCACGGCATCCTTGATCAGGATGTTCACCAGAGAGGCCGATACGCCGATGATCCCGGCGATCTCGCGCTGGGTCCTGCCTTGCAGCCGATACAGTTCGAACACCAGCCTCGTCCGTTCGGGCAACTGCTCGAGCGCAGCCTCGATCCACGAAAGGATGCGCCTTTCGTCGAGTCCCGCTTCCGGTACGTGTCCCCCCTCGACTTCGGGAAGCTCGCCGTCCTCGCTCTGCACGATACATGCAGACTCGGTGACACGGCGCCGGCAGTAGTCGAAGGCCATGTTGCGCACGACCTGGCAACAATAGTTGTAGGGCTTTTCCACATCGCGGACGCAGACGCCATAGGCCAGCTTGAGATAGGCGTCCTGCAGCACGTCGTCGACCAGTTCGGAATGGCCAACGATTCCGGCCGCAACGGCCCGGAGATCGGCCCGGCGGGCGATGAACATCTCGCCGAGCGAATGAGAATGATTTAGCGGATAAGGCATTTTAGTCCCTTCCCACGTTGGGGCTACAGCGCCGCCTCTCTCACTTGCAGCCACATGAAGACTCGCCATAACAGCACCATCCCTCGTGGAGGTTCGCATTCGCGCCATGCGCAAGAGCAGTGATTCATGAAATTCTTATGCAAATCCACTGCACTCCGACCCCACCTGCCGATCGGGGGCCACCCCTCGGCGCAGGACAGGCGGGAAAAATCGACGACGCATGAGTTGCGGGAAGATTTCGCCCGACAGGCGCGGCCGACGGAGGATCTGGCGTGCAGTTGCAATGGACTTGCTGCGACGCACAAAGATACCCGCGCTACATGACAGAATGATTGATGCCGGCGGTCGACCGCGAAGCTTCTCGCTCCCGCCTCATCCGAACGACGTATGACGACGCGGCACGGGAGTCCGGTGCGCACTATCCGCCGCTCCGCGCCCACCGGCGCGACATCGGCCGGACCTGGCCGGCGCAACCTGGAATCCGTTACGCAAAGTGGAAAGGGCGGCGGCGGAGCCATGTGGCTGGCGCCGGTGCCTCCCGTCAGCCGCCGCGTTCCGCTGTGCGAGGCGGTGGTCGGCGCGGCGGTGGACTAAACAGATCGCAGCCAAAAACGTCCTAGCTGGCGTGGGCAGTCTCATCGAGGTTGTTTGGCTTGATGCGGCTGCTCTCTTTTTGTGTTCAAGCCAGGGAAAAGCCGTATGAGCGCGAGCTGCTTCGACGATGACGAGGAGACCTTCGTCGTTCTGGTCAACCAGGACGGCCAGTACTCGATCTGGCCGCATTGGAAACAGCTTCCCGGCGGCTGGACGGCGGTCGAAGACGTCAAGGGCGACAAGAAGGCCGTCCTGGATTACGTCGTGAAGGCGTGGACCGACATGCGTCCGCGTCCGCTGCGGGGGGCTGCGGACGAGCAGGCCGGCGGCATCGGCGCGCTACCCGTCTCCGCCGAGGCTTGAGACACATGGCTGCATTCCCCGAACCGTCCCGCCTTCTGTCCGTGGCAGCGGGTGAAACCGCATCGCGTCGATCCGTCCGCCTCCTTGCCGTCCACGCGCAGGGCCGGCCGGATGCGGTTCTGCCGACGTCGCGCGCAGGCCGCAAATGACGGGCAGGGCGCTTCCTTCATCAAGTCTGCACGGCGGCGGGAGGTTCGGCCGGGCCGTGCAGGCGCATGCCCGCCCGCGCGGCCGGAACGGCAAGCAGATCGCACAGGCGACGGCCGGTCTCCGGCCGGCCGGAATCGCCATCGACCGGAGTTCATATGAGGCGGCGGGACGATTCGCGCGCGGCTCACTGCCGCCCGTTGATGCGGGCGGCGTGGTCGGGCGGCAGGGCGCCAAGGCGTTCGAGGAAGTCGTCCGTCGTGCCGGCCTGCCGCAGACCCCTTCATGTCCCATGGATTCGGCAACGTCCATGGGGCTGCCGATGACCCTGTATTGCACCTGCCCGAGGCTGCGCCGCTGAACCGGCGGTCCGCTTGCGGCACGTACGTCCTTCTTAGGAGATAGAAATGCACCGCTATGAAGCACTGAGGTCGCTGGAATCGAATGCCCGTACGTACGCAGCGACGTTCGAACAGGTATTCGAGTACGGTCACGGCATGCGCCTGCGAGACAGCGCCGGGCGCGAGATCATCGATTGTCTCGCTTGCGCCGGGGCCCTGCCGCTCGGACACAACCATCCCGAGGTACGGGACGCGATCATCGAGTTCATGCATTCCGGGCACGTACACCAGGCGCTGGATCTGACGACGCCGGCGAAGTACGAGTTCGTCGAGAAGCTGTTCTCCCTGCTGCCGCCGAACTTCGCCTCCAAGGCAAAGATCCAGTTCTGCGGCCCGAGCGGTTCCGACGCCGTCGAGGCCGCGATGAAGCTGGTCCGTCACGCCACTCAGCGGCATCCGATCATCGCCTTCCACGGCGCCTATCACGGCATGACGAGCGGCGCCCTGGCGGCGATGGGCAACCTCGGGCCGAAGATCCACGCCGGCCCCAACGCCTCCATCGGCATTCATTTCGCGCCCTTCCCCTATACCTATCGCTGCCCCTTCGGCACCGACGGCAGCCAGACGGAAGAGCTTTCCCTCAACTACCTCGAAACCATGCTCAGCGATCCGGAGAGCGGGATCACGAAGCCGGCCGCGGTCATCGTCGAGGTCGTGCAGGGCGAGGGCGGGTGCATCCCGGTGTCCGATGCATGGCTGCGCGCGCTGCGTGCGATCACGCAGGAACACGACGTGCGGCTGATCATCGACGAGGTGCAGAGCGGCTTCGGGCGTACCGGCACGATGTTCGCGTTCGAGCGTGCCGGCATCGTGCCGGACGTACTGGTGCTTTCGAAGGCTCTGGGTGGCGGCTTCCCGCTGGCGGCCGTGGTCTACGGCCGCGACCTCGACGTCTGGCCCCGCGGGACGCATGCGGGGACCTTCCGCGGCAATCAGATCGCCATGGTGTCGGGCCGCAAGGCGATGGAGATCATCGTGCGCGACCGCCTGCAGGAAAACGCGGCGCAGATGGGCGCGCTCCTGATGAACGGCCTGCGCAGCATCGCGGCCCGCTTTCCGGTGCTCGGTGACGTGCGCGGACGCGGCCTCATGATCGGCGTCGAGGTGATCAAGCCGAGCGACGAGCTGATCGCCGGGCCGCAGGACGGAAACATGGCGCGCGACATCAAGCTCGCAGCCTTCGAAAGGGGGCTGCTGCTCGAGACCGGCGGCCGCCATGGCGCCGTGCTGCGCATGCTGCCGCCGTTGATCGTGACCGCGAACGACGTTGCCGAGGTACTCGAGAGGTTCGAGGACGCCGTCGCGGAAGCATTCGCCGCGTCGGAGCGCGTAGGGAGCCCGGCATGAGCGAAGCGAGCATCGCCGCCTCGGTGCGCGCCGGGGCCGCAGTGGCCGGCGCCAAGCGCCTTTCGTCCGCTCCGCGCATGCACGAGGTGCGGCCCGGCAAGCCGGGGCGCCTGCCCCTGCTGGTGCTGGGGAGCGATACCGCATGGGCGTCGATCGCCCCGATCCTGCGCGAGCGGCTTTGCGGCGATGTACCCGTGGTGCGCCCCATGCTGGCCGAGGCCGCGAACGACGGCGTGCGGACCCTGCATGGCGCCGCAGCCCGCGTGCTGGATCTGGTCCGGTCCGAATATCCCGTGCAGGGCGCGCTCGGCGTCCTCGCCCTGGAGCCGGCGGCGCGAATGGCGCATGCGCTGGCGATCCAGTGCCTGATGGAGGACATTCCGCTCAGCTTCGTAGGCGTGATCGACGCCACCTGCGTCGACGCCGCCTCGGCGTTCGCCCCCGAGGATCGCTGGCTGGAGGAACTCGCCGAGGTCGCGCACAACGAAGAACACCTCGGCCACCACTTCGATCTGCACTGGTTCGGGCAGCCCGGGCGGCATCTGTCGAGCCCGGCGACGAGGACGCAGGGATTCGCCCGCCAACGGCTTCGTTCGTGGCCCGTGGCGGCCGGCGATGCGGACACCCTCGCGGAACAGCTCGCAAGGGCCGTGGAAGGTGCGCTGGATGTCCCCGTGACGGCCGGCAAGCATGCGCCGCTCATGACGATCCAGTCGGGTGTTCCGGGCGCGGAAGCCTATTTCTGCCTGCCGGGTGCCGGGGCGAGCGTGATCGATTTCATCCCGTTCTCCACGGTCATCGGAAGCAGGCATCCCGTCTATGGGCTGCAGCCGCGCGGCATGTGCG
This DNA window, taken from Thauera sp. K11, encodes the following:
- a CDS encoding FAD-binding oxidoreductase; translation: MNAFLQRLVGAVGRAAVVTAPADMAPHLQDWRGRYRGAALAVVRPASTDEVAAVVRICAEEGVPIVPQGGNTGLCGGATPLADGRSVVVSLSRMNRIRSVDADNAALCVEAGCTLAEVQAAASAVGRFFPLSLASEGSCQIGGNLSTNAGGVQVLRYGNARDLALGLEVVLPDGRVWDGLRALRKDNTGYDLKHLFIGAEGTLGIITAAVLKLFPAPDQSRIAWAAVPDAAAAVALLGRLREDCGDRITAFEIIGREALELVLRHIPGARPPLPDSGPWAVLIEAADRLRGGALEDAFDGALADAVAAGVARDVVVAGTLAQARALWSLRDNISEAQRIEGISIKHDISVPVSRIPAFLEQADAALRAVWPDVRIVAFGHIGDGNLHYNLSKSAAQDNPEFIASTPRVNAIVHDLVVRLGGSISAEHGLGQLKRDEIRRYKSAVELDMMMAVKRAFDPRGLMNPGKVIGFDKD
- a CDS encoding 4'-phosphopantetheinyl transferase family protein: MTAIIGRLSGEWRDGGSLRLVPLPERLTGVIEIHRLELRLDEEPGDALSMLTELERQMAGRYRQRADRVRSAATRAATRVLLARWLDCAPQAIDIAPGPHNKPGVVGIAGRAFCAAPLFNVSHSGGFSLIAIGNPARLACLGVDIEHRDPALDPFPIAEMGCTEAERRCLRDAPNPLDVLYPIWVAKEAVLKAVGVGIPDHLQSVSIELRPGFEIGVNSRTDACAGVQARMLDAPDGYAAAVAWRSKDDAEAFCRREGIERG
- a CDS encoding FecR/PupR family sigma factor regulator, with the translated sequence MSNNSQSDDPCWEAAWRWVQRQHEAGVSDEAFNAELIQWLQADPANRRAYEEASRIWTLSGLVPPANDLPDSTDPTRSTDD
- a CDS encoding sigma-70 family RNA polymerase sigma factor, whose amino-acid sequence is MPYPLNHSHSLGEMFIARRADLRAVAAGIVGHSELVDDVLQDAYLKLAYGVCVRDVEKPYNYCCQVVRNMAFDYCRRRVTESACIVQSEDGELPEVEGGHVPEAGLDERRILSWIEAALEQLPERTRLVFELYRLQGRTQREIAGIIGVSASLVNILIKDAVGALSRCRKDYDG
- a CDS encoding MbtH family protein, giving the protein MSASCFDDDEETFVVLVNQDGQYSIWPHWKQLPGGWTAVEDVKGDKKAVLDYVVKAWTDMRPRPLRGAADEQAGGIGALPVSAEA
- a CDS encoding diaminobutyrate--2-oxoglutarate transaminase family protein, whose translation is MHRYEALRSLESNARTYAATFEQVFEYGHGMRLRDSAGREIIDCLACAGALPLGHNHPEVRDAIIEFMHSGHVHQALDLTTPAKYEFVEKLFSLLPPNFASKAKIQFCGPSGSDAVEAAMKLVRHATQRHPIIAFHGAYHGMTSGALAAMGNLGPKIHAGPNASIGIHFAPFPYTYRCPFGTDGSQTEELSLNYLETMLSDPESGITKPAAVIVEVVQGEGGCIPVSDAWLRALRAITQEHDVRLIIDEVQSGFGRTGTMFAFERAGIVPDVLVLSKALGGGFPLAAVVYGRDLDVWPRGTHAGTFRGNQIAMVSGRKAMEIIVRDRLQENAAQMGALLMNGLRSIAARFPVLGDVRGRGLMIGVEVIKPSDELIAGPQDGNMARDIKLAAFERGLLLETGGRHGAVLRMLPPLIVTANDVAEVLERFEDAVAEAFAASERVGSPA
- a CDS encoding thioesterase domain-containing protein, with the protein product MSEASIAASVRAGAAVAGAKRLSSAPRMHEVRPGKPGRLPLLVLGSDTAWASIAPILRERLCGDVPVVRPMLAEAANDGVRTLHGAAARVLDLVRSEYPVQGALGVLALEPAARMAHALAIQCLMEDIPLSFVGVIDATCVDAASAFAPEDRWLEELAEVAHNEEHLGHHFDLHWFGQPGRHLSSPATRTQGFARQRLRSWPVAAGDADTLAEQLARAVEGALDVPVTAGKHAPLMTIQSGVPGAEAYFCLPGAGASVIDFIPFSTVIGSRHPVYGLQPRGMCGTQLPAGSVESAANRFVASIQECQPRGVVHVVGHSFGGWLAFETAVRLQAAGRTVGSLTLLDSEAPGSSKRAGHEYTRPEALMLLVGLYEQAAHRPLDLSIDAFEGLCCDEQLSLLHRRLVGVGLLPRASSPGQLLGSVRCFEAAVRTRYRPSGRFDGETRLVLVRGTGETVEAAAMRQYETAEAWRRLAPRLKLRRESGNHITLLRMPHIGETVRWLKTTTTAPSRDEASCLIRA